In Tenrec ecaudatus isolate mTenEca1 chromosome 4, mTenEca1.hap1, whole genome shotgun sequence, a single window of DNA contains:
- the ABHD14B gene encoding putative protein-lysine deacylase ABHD14B isoform X2 gives MATRGSPGARPRPAPPSAPARPRPASSPAPSAAPPGARPSWVPLSASSGVRESTQLPRGSHQQMAAGMADVQRREGRIQAQGQSLFFREVLPGDGRAPRFSVLLLHGIRFSSETWQNLGTLDKLAQAGYRAVAIDLPGLGHSKEAAAPAPIGELAPDSFLVAVVDALQLGPPVVISPSLSGMYSLPFLTAPASQLRGYVPVAPICTDKIQAADYARVKTPALIVYGDQDPMGHTSFQHLKQLPNHRVLVMGGAGHPCYLDKPEEWHSGLLDFLQGLA, from the exons ATGGCCACCAGGGGGAGCCCCGGAgcgcggccccgccccgccccgccttcTGCTCCAGCGCGGCCCCGCCCCGCCTCCAGccccgccccttctgctgctCCGCCCGGGGCGCGACCCAGCTGGGTCCCACTCTCGGCCTCCTCCGGTGTGCGAGAGTCCACGCAGCTCCCCAG GGGCAGTCACCAGCAGATGGCTGCAGGCATGGCGGACGTGCAGCGGCGTGAAGGCAGGATCCAGGCGCAGGGTCAAAGCCTCTTCTTCAGGGAGGTGCTACCAGGGGACGGGCGGGCCCCCCGCTTCTCTGTGCTTCTGCTGCACGGCATCCGCTTCTCCTCGGAGACCTGGCAGAACCTGGGCACACTGGACAAGCTGGCCCAGGCCGGCTACCGTGCAGTGGCCATTGACCTGCCAG gcctggggcactctaaagaagcagcagcccctgctcctaTTGGGGAGCTCGCCCCTGACAGCTTCCTGGTGGCCGTGGTAGATGCCCTGCAGCTGGGCCCTCCAGTTGTGATCAGTCCCTCGCTGAGTGGCATGTACTCCCTGCCCTTCCTCACAGCCCCCGCCTCCCAGCTCCGGGGCTATGTGCCTGTGGCCCCCATCTGCACGGACAAAATCCAAGCTGCCGACTATGCCCGTGTGAAG ACCCCAGCTCTGATTGTCTATGGAGACCAGGACCCCATGGGCCACACTAGCTTCCAGCACCTGAAACAGCTGCCCAACCATCGTGTGCTTGTCATGGGGGGCGCGGGGCACCCCTGCTACCTGGACAAGCCTGAGGAGTGGCACTCCGGCCTGCTGGACTTCCTGCAGGGCCTGGCGTGA
- the ABHD14B gene encoding putative protein-lysine deacylase ABHD14B isoform X1, with protein MAAGMADVQRREGRIQAQGQSLFFREVLPGDGRAPRFSVLLLHGIRFSSETWQNLGTLDKLAQAGYRAVAIDLPGLGHSKEAAAPAPIGELAPDSFLVAVVDALQLGPPVVISPSLSGMYSLPFLTAPASQLRGYVPVAPICTDKIQAADYARVKTPALIVYGDQDPMGHTSFQHLKQLPNHRVLVMGGAGHPCYLDKPEEWHSGLLDFLQGLA; from the exons ATGGCTGCAGGCATGGCGGACGTGCAGCGGCGTGAAGGCAGGATCCAGGCGCAGGGTCAAAGCCTCTTCTTCAGGGAGGTGCTACCAGGGGACGGGCGGGCCCCCCGCTTCTCTGTGCTTCTGCTGCACGGCATCCGCTTCTCCTCGGAGACCTGGCAGAACCTGGGCACACTGGACAAGCTGGCCCAGGCCGGCTACCGTGCAGTGGCCATTGACCTGCCAG gcctggggcactctaaagaagcagcagcccctgctcctaTTGGGGAGCTCGCCCCTGACAGCTTCCTGGTGGCCGTGGTAGATGCCCTGCAGCTGGGCCCTCCAGTTGTGATCAGTCCCTCGCTGAGTGGCATGTACTCCCTGCCCTTCCTCACAGCCCCCGCCTCCCAGCTCCGGGGCTATGTGCCTGTGGCCCCCATCTGCACGGACAAAATCCAAGCTGCCGACTATGCCCGTGTGAAG ACCCCAGCTCTGATTGTCTATGGAGACCAGGACCCCATGGGCCACACTAGCTTCCAGCACCTGAAACAGCTGCCCAACCATCGTGTGCTTGTCATGGGGGGCGCGGGGCACCCCTGCTACCTGGACAAGCCTGAGGAGTGGCACTCCGGCCTGCTGGACTTCCTGCAGGGCCTGGCGTGA